The proteins below come from a single Micropterus dolomieu isolate WLL.071019.BEF.003 ecotype Adirondacks linkage group LG05, ASM2129224v1, whole genome shotgun sequence genomic window:
- the plpp2b gene encoding phospholipid phosphatase 2b isoform X1 — protein MNGKKMKGLRKKKLYVAMDVLCVLVAALPSIIMTIVFKPYQRGVYCDDESIMYPLKQDTITHGMLAAVTISCTIIIISSGEAYLVYSKRIYSNSDFNQYVAALYKVVGTFLFGAAVSQSLTDLAKFTIGRPRPNFMAVCAPTVCTGYVQVINCTGKLQDVTESRLSFYSGHSSFGMYCMLFLALYVQARLAAKWARLLRPTIQFFLVAFAVYVGYTRVSDYKHHWSDVLVGLLQGALVAMLNVHFVSDFFKKRPPPCIRPDTADNEEPERKPSVQIADSEHSNHYNYHHNPGPVL, from the exons CGGCACTGCCCTCCATCATTATGACCATTGTGTTCAAGCCATATCAAAGAGGGGTTTACTGTGACGACGAGAGCATCATGTACCCTTTGAAACAAGACACCATCACCCACGGCATGCTGGCAGCTGTCACCATCTCCTGCACCATTATCATT ATCTCCTCTGGAGAAGCTTATCTGGTCTACAGCAAGAGGATTTACTCTAATTCTGACTTCAACCAGTATGTAGCTGCACTCTACAAGGTAGTGGGCACCTTCTTGTTTGGAGCAGCTGTTAGCCAGTCACTAACCGACCTTGCCAAGTTCACCATAGGCCGCCCAAGACCTAACTTCATGGCTGTATGTGCCCCCACGGTCTGCACGGGATATGTTCAGGTGATCAACTGTACTGGGAAGCTTCAGGACGTCACAGAGTCCAG ATTGTCCTTCTACTCTGGTCACTCCTCTTTTGGAATGTACTGCATGCTCTTCCTTGCG CTTTACGTTCAGGCGAGACTGGCGGCTAAGTGGGCCAGACTTCTCCGACCCACCATCCAGTTCTTCCTGGTGGCCTTTGCGGTATATGTGGGTTACACCCGAGTCTCTGATTACAAGCACCACTGGAGCGACGTGCTGGTGGGGCTGCTGCAGGGAGCTCTTGTTGCTATGCTTAAT GTGCACTTTGTGTCAGACTTCTTTAAGAAGCGTCCTCCGCCCTGCATTAGGCCAGACACAGCTGATAATGAAGAGCCAGAGAGGAAACCCAGCGTGCAGATTGCAGACTCCGAGCACAGCAACCATTACAACTATCACCACAATCCAGGTCCTGTGTTATAG
- the plpp2b gene encoding phospholipid phosphatase 2b isoform X2 produces MTIVFKPYQRGVYCDDESIMYPLKQDTITHGMLAAVTISCTIIIISSGEAYLVYSKRIYSNSDFNQYVAALYKVVGTFLFGAAVSQSLTDLAKFTIGRPRPNFMAVCAPTVCTGYVQVINCTGKLQDVTESRLSFYSGHSSFGMYCMLFLALYVQARLAAKWARLLRPTIQFFLVAFAVYVGYTRVSDYKHHWSDVLVGLLQGALVAMLNVHFVSDFFKKRPPPCIRPDTADNEEPERKPSVQIADSEHSNHYNYHHNPGPVL; encoded by the exons ATGACCATTGTGTTCAAGCCATATCAAAGAGGGGTTTACTGTGACGACGAGAGCATCATGTACCCTTTGAAACAAGACACCATCACCCACGGCATGCTGGCAGCTGTCACCATCTCCTGCACCATTATCATT ATCTCCTCTGGAGAAGCTTATCTGGTCTACAGCAAGAGGATTTACTCTAATTCTGACTTCAACCAGTATGTAGCTGCACTCTACAAGGTAGTGGGCACCTTCTTGTTTGGAGCAGCTGTTAGCCAGTCACTAACCGACCTTGCCAAGTTCACCATAGGCCGCCCAAGACCTAACTTCATGGCTGTATGTGCCCCCACGGTCTGCACGGGATATGTTCAGGTGATCAACTGTACTGGGAAGCTTCAGGACGTCACAGAGTCCAG ATTGTCCTTCTACTCTGGTCACTCCTCTTTTGGAATGTACTGCATGCTCTTCCTTGCG CTTTACGTTCAGGCGAGACTGGCGGCTAAGTGGGCCAGACTTCTCCGACCCACCATCCAGTTCTTCCTGGTGGCCTTTGCGGTATATGTGGGTTACACCCGAGTCTCTGATTACAAGCACCACTGGAGCGACGTGCTGGTGGGGCTGCTGCAGGGAGCTCTTGTTGCTATGCTTAAT GTGCACTTTGTGTCAGACTTCTTTAAGAAGCGTCCTCCGCCCTGCATTAGGCCAGACACAGCTGATAATGAAGAGCCAGAGAGGAAACCCAGCGTGCAGATTGCAGACTCCGAGCACAGCAACCATTACAACTATCACCACAATCCAGGTCCTGTGTTATAG